Proteins found in one Candidatus Hydrogenedentota bacterium genomic segment:
- a CDS encoding AAA family ATPase translates to MRKVDTLTIRGFKSLRNIVDFPLRELNVLIGANGTGKSNLVSYFRMLGELVEGRLQLWTRNQGSADRILSFGVKSTLQLESSIDFGRNGYRFVLEPTVEGGFSFASESLFYRGDYRNSNPFLGSGQAESRLKESVLSIGNESIHGYCYQSISGWKVYHFHDTSTTAGVKRPGAVHDNQSLRTDASNLAAFLYRLRTEYPESYAQVRKTVQLAIPFFDDFDLRPQRLESGEDQIALLWRQKDSDYPFWPSQLSDGSLRFICLTAALLQPDPPSTIIIDEPELGLHPFAITLLGSLLRSASKRMQVIVSTQSVPLVNEFAPEDLVIVERENDATVFNRLEGTELDAWLEKYSLGELWEKNVLGGRPGQWFGCM, encoded by the coding sequence ATGCGAAAAGTTGATACATTGACGATTCGAGGATTCAAATCGCTACGAAACATAGTCGATTTCCCCCTCCGTGAGCTCAACGTATTGATTGGTGCGAACGGCACAGGAAAAAGCAATCTGGTCAGCTATTTTCGAATGCTTGGGGAGTTAGTCGAGGGGCGCTTGCAGCTCTGGACCCGAAACCAGGGTTCTGCCGACAGGATCCTAAGTTTTGGCGTAAAGTCAACTCTACAACTTGAATCTTCCATTGATTTCGGAAGAAACGGTTATCGATTCGTCCTGGAGCCTACCGTTGAAGGGGGATTCAGCTTCGCATCTGAATCGTTATTTTATCGTGGAGATTATCGAAACTCTAATCCGTTTCTGGGTTCCGGCCAAGCGGAGTCCCGACTCAAGGAAAGTGTGCTTTCAATCGGGAACGAGAGCATTCATGGCTACTGTTACCAATCGATTTCCGGTTGGAAAGTCTATCACTTTCACGATACCAGTACGACGGCGGGGGTAAAGCGGCCCGGGGCCGTACACGATAACCAGAGCCTGAGAACCGACGCATCGAATCTTGCGGCGTTCTTGTATCGCCTTAGAACTGAATATCCCGAGTCATACGCGCAGGTGCGAAAAACCGTGCAGCTTGCCATACCGTTTTTCGACGATTTTGATTTGCGGCCACAGCGGCTTGAGTCTGGTGAGGATCAGATTGCCCTCTTGTGGCGCCAGAAGGATAGCGACTATCCCTTCTGGCCCAGCCAGTTGTCGGATGGCTCTCTACGTTTCATCTGCCTGACCGCCGCTCTCCTGCAGCCTGATCCACCATCGACGATAATAATAGACGAGCCGGAACTCGGCCTTCATCCGTTCGCCATCACGTTGCTCGGGTCCCTGCTCCGATCGGCGTCTAAGCGAATGCAGGTTATTGTTTCCACGCAGTCGGTTCCTTTGGTCAATGAATTCGCACCCGAGGACCTCGTAATAGTTGAGCGCGAGAACGATGCAACGGTATTCAATCGTCTGGAAGGGACTGAATTGGACGCATGGCTGGAGAAGTATTCGCTCGGAGAACTCTGGGAGAAGAATGTACTTGGCGGAAGGCCGGGCCAATGGTTCGGGTGCATGTAA
- a CDS encoding iron ABC transporter permease, whose translation MKPPPRWLYRFGVLCVYGLCAAPLLAMALPLLLSPFDSTRDLFDLLSSGRLWTLWARTCGTALVTALVATAIGAPLGLLLDQPGFRERAWLRLLLTTPLLLPPHVLAVAWVDLLGQQGIVNGLFARWSLPPHPFPLYSAAGVALVQALSLYPIPLWCLWNAARQIDPALPEAARNLGARPFARLGLLFPLVLPALLSGALLVFVLSLLSFSIPSLLQTPVFTVEIFTSFNSFLDQRQASLSAVPLCLTGVAALYLAMRFNRTGPPASAPRQIRRNCFHTQAAVWGWAPAVLVVLLAIGLPLAALASRCMPPATLLAAWHTGAGEIGTSLLVATVGATLMIALALPLAWATPTHRGRLILLPCAMAWLASGPVFGVGLIQVWNHPGPLGWVYDHFPILLLAAVGRNMLFAWLGCRLAVTWLPGEATEASRNLGASPRYTFHAVVLPQLRRPLLAIWACLAILIMGEVETSVLVAPPGWVPVSLRIFTLMHYGPAASVSALALLQALATAGLLAVAGFYAGGADFTRPTKAGIIVRVETKFV comes from the coding sequence GTGAAGCCGCCACCGCGCTGGCTCTATCGTTTCGGCGTCCTGTGCGTCTATGGACTCTGCGCCGCGCCACTCCTGGCGATGGCCCTGCCCCTCCTGCTGTCGCCCTTCGATTCGACCCGCGATCTTTTCGACCTGCTGAGTTCAGGACGCCTTTGGACACTCTGGGCGCGCACCTGCGGCACGGCACTGGTCACTGCCCTTGTTGCCACCGCCATCGGCGCGCCTCTGGGCCTCCTGCTGGATCAACCGGGTTTCCGCGAACGAGCATGGTTGCGACTGCTCCTCACCACCCCTCTCCTGCTGCCGCCCCACGTGCTGGCCGTGGCCTGGGTCGATCTGCTGGGACAGCAGGGCATCGTGAACGGCCTCTTTGCCCGATGGAGTCTGCCGCCACATCCGTTCCCCCTCTATTCCGCCGCAGGCGTGGCGCTCGTGCAGGCGTTGAGCCTCTATCCAATCCCTCTGTGGTGCCTGTGGAACGCCGCGCGCCAGATCGACCCCGCCCTTCCGGAAGCCGCCCGTAACCTGGGCGCGCGGCCCTTTGCGCGTCTCGGCCTCCTGTTTCCCCTGGTGCTTCCGGCCCTCTTGTCCGGCGCCCTCCTGGTCTTTGTTCTCTCCCTGCTAAGCTTTTCCATTCCGTCCCTCTTGCAGACCCCCGTGTTCACCGTGGAGATCTTCACCAGCTTCAACAGCTTCCTGGACCAACGCCAGGCGTCGCTCAGCGCCGTACCTCTCTGCCTCACGGGCGTGGCCGCCCTGTACCTCGCCATGCGCTTCAATAGGACCGGGCCGCCCGCGTCGGCACCGCGCCAAATCCGCCGTAATTGCTTTCATACGCAGGCGGCGGTATGGGGCTGGGCACCAGCGGTATTGGTTGTGCTCCTGGCCATCGGGCTTCCACTGGCGGCCCTGGCCTCGCGTTGCATGCCGCCGGCAACGCTCCTGGCCGCGTGGCACACCGGCGCGGGCGAGATCGGCACCAGCCTGCTCGTGGCCACGGTCGGTGCGACGCTCATGATCGCCCTCGCCCTGCCCCTGGCCTGGGCAACGCCGACGCACCGGGGGCGTCTCATACTTCTGCCCTGCGCAATGGCCTGGCTCGCCTCCGGCCCCGTCTTCGGTGTCGGACTCATCCAGGTATGGAACCACCCCGGCCCCCTCGGCTGGGTCTACGACCATTTTCCCATCCTCCTGCTCGCGGCAGTCGGCCGCAACATGCTTTTTGCCTGGCTCGGGTGCCGCCTTGCCGTCACCTGGCTGCCGGGCGAAGCCACGGAAGCTTCACGCAACCTTGGCGCTTCCCCACGGTATACCTTCCATGCTGTTGTATTGCCGCAGTTGCGGCGCCCCCTGCTGGCGATCTGGGCATGCCTCGCCATTCTCATCATGGGCGAAGTGGAAACCTCCGTGCTCGTTGCCCCGCCCGGCTGGGTTCCCGTCTCCCTGCGCATCTTTACACTCATGCACTACGGCCCTGCGGCGTCCGTATCGGCGCTGGCCCTCCTCCAGGCCCTGGCCACCGCGGGCCTGCTCGCGGTCGCTGGATTTTACGCGGGGGGTGCGGATTTTACTCGCCCGACAAAAGCCGGTATCATAGTTCGGGTGGAAACCAAATTCGTGTAA
- a CDS encoding GxxExxY protein encodes MLEEELTENIIGGAIEVHKYWGPGLYEQIYERSLCRELQLRGLKYEQQLHCPLVYKGETVGDELKLDLWVERRVILELKVVTELMPKHDAQILSYMRLTKCRVGLLINFNVAVLKDGIRRFVL; translated from the coding sequence ATGTTGGAAGAGGAACTTACGGAAAACATTATCGGCGGTGCCATTGAGGTTCACAAGTACTGGGGGCCTGGACTTTACGAGCAGATCTACGAAAGAAGTCTTTGCCGGGAGTTGCAGCTTCGCGGATTGAAGTACGAACAGCAACTTCATTGTCCCCTGGTATACAAAGGGGAGACGGTGGGAGACGAACTCAAGCTCGACCTCTGGGTTGAGCGGCGAGTCATTCTTGAACTGAAGGTCGTGACGGAGCTCATGCCCAAACATGATGCACAAATATTGTCGTATATGCGGCTCACAAAATGTCGTGTGGGCCTCCTTATCAATTTCAATGTGGCGGTACTGAAGGACGGCATCAGGCGCTTCGTACTCTAG
- a CDS encoding class I SAM-dependent methyltransferase: protein MMDPAARFSNRVSDYVRFRPRYPESLIDVLRGRCGLKPGHVIADVGSGTGFLAELFLRHGNTVFAVEPNGPMREAAESLYGAAPGFYSVAGSAEATGLAEASVDLVTAGQAFHWFDAEAARREFARILRPGGWVALVWNERTAAESGFLADYEALLQRHGTDYALVDHRNVDETRLVAFYGGKFERAVLDNVQWLDREGLAGRVRSCSYVPAPGEAGYDAMMAELEGVFDMHQKDGRVAMTYDTKIYFGRLGS from the coding sequence ATGATGGATCCGGCGGCCCGATTTTCCAACCGGGTCTCGGATTATGTGCGGTTTCGGCCGCGCTATCCCGAATCCCTCATCGACGTGCTGCGTGGCCGCTGCGGATTGAAACCGGGCCACGTCATCGCCGATGTGGGTTCGGGCACCGGCTTCCTGGCGGAGCTTTTTCTGCGCCACGGCAACACCGTCTTCGCCGTGGAGCCCAACGGCCCCATGCGCGAAGCCGCCGAGTCCCTCTACGGCGCCGCGCCGGGCTTCTACAGCGTGGCGGGCAGCGCCGAGGCCACAGGACTGGCCGAAGCGTCGGTGGATCTGGTCACGGCGGGCCAGGCCTTTCACTGGTTCGACGCCGAGGCCGCGCGGCGGGAATTCGCGCGTATCCTCCGCCCTGGGGGATGGGTGGCGCTCGTTTGGAATGAACGCACTGCCGCCGAATCGGGCTTTCTCGCCGACTACGAAGCCCTCCTTCAACGCCACGGCACCGACTACGCCCTCGTAGATCACCGGAATGTGGACGAGACGAGACTGGTCGCCTTCTACGGCGGGAAATTCGAACGCGCGGTGCTCGACAACGTCCAGTGGCTCGACCGCGAAGGTCTCGCGGGCCGGGTCCGCTCCTGCTCCTACGTGCCCGCACCGGGCGAGGCGGGCTACGACGCGATGATGGCCGAGTTGGAAGGGGTTTTCGACATGCACCAGAAAGACGGGCGCGTCGCCATGACCTACGATACCAAGATCTATTTCGGGAGGCTGGGGAGCTGA
- a CDS encoding DUF481 domain-containing protein, whose amino-acid sequence MRILACLLVLLGAASFPPSVFATDQVNLKDGTVLMGKLGGLAEGKLTFEASFGGSLSIPWAEVTGLQSDGVVSFLLQDGTQLKGNPKVVEGAQQVHGAPAGVVPLTLANVKSLSLDAPPVEAPAAPPLTGSEPTPAEERWSGRAELGLNGQTGNKERFDVRAGVDLNRKAEDWRLNLYVKGQYAETNSEQSANEVLGGTRAEWDISERTYVFGKLDLEHDEFEDLDVRATATTGLGHFFVKREKLELKGWLGAGYEHETFKKDPEPVPEDLPTPTTLEESIRQILLITRQNETITTTTDEVVAEAGYSYQQELRKNFRLKHGITYYPSVDDPFEQYRVTADTSMEFPVGKEPDWSVRAGVRNEFDAAPQEDVDKLDTTYYLNLGYNF is encoded by the coding sequence ATGCGTATTCTGGCTTGCTTGCTGGTGCTGTTAGGAGCGGCCTCTTTCCCCCCTTCTGTCTTCGCCACAGATCAGGTTAACCTCAAGGACGGCACGGTCCTGATGGGGAAGTTGGGCGGTCTTGCGGAGGGAAAACTCACCTTTGAGGCGTCATTCGGGGGGAGTCTTTCCATCCCGTGGGCGGAGGTGACGGGTCTTCAGTCGGATGGGGTTGTGTCGTTTCTCCTTCAGGACGGAACCCAACTGAAAGGCAATCCCAAAGTGGTTGAGGGTGCGCAACAAGTCCACGGCGCACCGGCCGGGGTGGTTCCATTGACTTTGGCCAACGTGAAATCGCTCTCGCTGGATGCGCCGCCGGTCGAGGCGCCCGCAGCGCCGCCCCTCACGGGCTCGGAGCCGACCCCGGCGGAGGAACGCTGGAGCGGTCGCGCGGAACTGGGGCTGAACGGCCAGACGGGGAACAAGGAACGCTTCGATGTTCGCGCCGGCGTGGATTTGAATCGCAAAGCGGAAGACTGGCGTTTGAATCTCTACGTCAAAGGACAGTACGCCGAGACCAACAGCGAGCAGTCGGCCAATGAGGTGCTGGGCGGCACGCGGGCGGAGTGGGACATCAGCGAGCGCACCTATGTATTTGGAAAGCTCGATCTGGAGCACGATGAGTTCGAAGATCTCGATGTTCGGGCAACGGCCACGACGGGTCTCGGACATTTTTTCGTGAAGCGTGAAAAGCTCGAACTGAAAGGCTGGCTGGGCGCGGGTTACGAGCACGAAACCTTCAAGAAGGATCCGGAACCCGTGCCGGAGGACCTGCCCACGCCCACCACGCTGGAAGAGTCCATCCGCCAGATCCTACTGATCACACGGCAGAACGAGACCATCACGACCACGACGGACGAGGTGGTGGCCGAAGCCGGCTACAGTTACCAGCAGGAGCTCCGAAAAAATTTCCGATTGAAGCACGGGATCACCTACTATCCTTCCGTGGACGATCCCTTCGAGCAGTACCGCGTCACGGCGGACACCTCGATGGAGTTCCCGGTGGGGAAGGAACCCGACTGGTCCGTTCGCGCGGGGGTGCGCAACGAGTTTGACGCCGCGCCCCAGGAAGACGTGGACAAGCTCGACACGACGTATTATCTGAATCTCGGTTACAACTTCTAG
- a CDS encoding VWA domain-containing protein — translation MNWINAIANSFIAPQAFWFLGLIPLLVLLYILKLRRSEVIIPSTMLWMKSLQDLTANAPFQKLRRNLLLLLQIIILLLIVFALTRPFIQTSGIEGRNLCLLVDHSASMQTRENDKSRLDLAKEEALKIVESMESGDRAMVIGFAESASVQAELTNDRFHLRNAIKSLTAHDTRSNVEDAAQIIRSIAPINPDVTAVVSNLEVLMFSDGNITEGDRLAALSVPIQYIRIGETRYNAGIINFSTRDADGEGEGRQCFVQVYNDAGTPLDTTLTLYFGEEILGVDELSIPPGDTDEAVFVLPELQDGILRAELDHEDALAVDNRAWLALQQDTYIDVLIAGGADSIGGAMLRHVFSLEPRVRLSVTTPDQYAGLTDSFDLYVFDGWSPPTLPAGALIFINTLPSLPGLVSVGELTNPPIMALDKDHPVMRFTNPSNVSIGKALKVTLPEGARTLVSTDGGPLVADISQALQPMLFIAFDIGDSNWPLHLSFPLFMQNVLAWVPATGSGGEPTLATGSAIEIHALPEVAEAHVHTPGGTEQSIALDPLRPVYFAATNTAGPYEVERGENHRHYALNLLSREESTIHPAETLALGDLQVAVAEGPVTFNKELWRWLLLGALAVLALEWWVYTRRAEF, via the coding sequence ATGAACTGGATCAACGCCATCGCGAACAGCTTCATTGCGCCCCAGGCCTTCTGGTTTCTGGGGCTGATTCCCCTGCTCGTGCTGCTCTACATTCTCAAGCTGCGCCGATCCGAGGTGATCATCCCCAGCACCATGCTGTGGATGAAGAGCCTCCAGGACCTCACGGCCAACGCGCCCTTTCAGAAGCTCCGGCGCAATCTCCTGCTGCTGCTGCAGATTATCATCCTGCTCCTGATCGTATTCGCCTTGACCCGACCCTTTATTCAGACCAGCGGCATCGAAGGACGCAACCTCTGCCTTCTAGTCGACCACTCCGCGAGCATGCAAACCAGAGAAAACGACAAGAGTCGTCTCGATCTGGCCAAAGAGGAAGCGCTCAAGATTGTGGAGTCCATGGAGAGCGGCGACCGCGCCATGGTCATCGGCTTCGCCGAGTCCGCCAGCGTCCAGGCCGAACTCACGAACGACCGTTTTCACCTCCGCAACGCGATCAAAAGCCTGACGGCCCACGACACCCGGAGCAACGTGGAGGATGCGGCCCAAATCATTCGCTCCATCGCCCCCATCAACCCCGATGTGACCGCTGTCGTATCCAACCTGGAAGTCCTGATGTTCAGCGATGGCAACATCACCGAAGGCGACCGCCTGGCGGCCCTGAGCGTGCCCATCCAGTACATCCGCATTGGCGAAACCCGATACAACGCGGGCATCATCAATTTCAGCACCCGCGACGCGGACGGTGAGGGCGAAGGGCGCCAATGCTTCGTGCAGGTGTACAACGATGCGGGCACCCCACTGGACACCACCCTCACGCTCTATTTCGGCGAAGAGATTCTCGGGGTCGACGAATTGTCCATCCCGCCCGGCGACACCGATGAGGCCGTGTTCGTCCTGCCCGAGTTGCAAGATGGAATCCTCCGCGCGGAGCTGGATCACGAGGACGCGCTGGCGGTGGACAATCGGGCCTGGCTCGCCCTCCAGCAGGACACCTACATCGATGTGCTCATCGCGGGCGGCGCGGACAGCATCGGCGGCGCCATGCTGCGTCATGTATTCTCGCTCGAGCCGCGCGTACGCCTTTCCGTCACCACGCCGGATCAATACGCGGGCCTCACCGATTCCTTCGATCTGTATGTTTTCGACGGCTGGTCGCCCCCCACCCTTCCGGCGGGCGCCCTGATATTTATCAATACTCTGCCGTCGCTTCCGGGTCTCGTCTCCGTGGGCGAGCTCACCAATCCGCCCATCATGGCCCTGGACAAAGACCACCCCGTGATGCGATTCACCAATCCCAGCAACGTATCCATCGGCAAAGCGCTCAAAGTCACCCTGCCGGAAGGCGCGCGGACCCTGGTCTCTACGGACGGCGGCCCACTGGTGGCGGACATCAGCCAGGCCCTCCAACCCATGCTGTTCATTGCCTTCGACATCGGCGACTCCAACTGGCCGCTGCATCTCTCCTTTCCCCTCTTCATGCAGAACGTACTCGCGTGGGTGCCCGCGACCGGAAGCGGTGGCGAACCCACGCTGGCGACGGGCAGCGCCATCGAAATCCACGCATTGCCCGAAGTGGCCGAGGCCCACGTCCACACACCGGGCGGTACCGAACAGTCCATCGCCCTCGACCCGCTCCGTCCGGTCTACTTCGCCGCCACCAACACCGCAGGACCCTATGAGGTGGAGCGCGGCGAGAACCACCGACATTACGCCCTGAACCTACTCAGCCGCGAAGAATCCACCATTCACCCCGCCGAAACTCTCGCACTGGGCGACCTCCAAGTTGCCGTCGCCGAGGGACCTGTTACCTTCAACAAAGAACTGTGGCGCTGGCTGCTCCTGGGAGCCCTCGCCGTACTCGCACTCGAATGGTGGGTGTACACCCGCCGCGCGGAGTTTTGA
- a CDS encoding ABC transporter ATP-binding protein: protein MIETINLTKNYNKFEALKGLNLQIEKGDIFGFIGPNGAGKTTTIRILSTLLTPTAGRATINGIDVMRNPYEIKKIIGYMPDSFGVYDGMRLREYLDFFGAAYKIPSKQRRAIIDDVLTLTDMTSRADDYVSAFSRGMKQRCCLAKTLIHDPQVLLLDEPASGLDPRARIEIKELLKALRDMGKTILISSHILSELGDMCTKIGIIERGTLLAFGNHKEILRSMRQNKEVRLQVLDGADKAAAVLAEFPGIDNVEHAGNEFQMETAMSNEELAGVLTKLVQEGVRVLSFSEQEGTLEDVFLHVTKGGI, encoded by the coding sequence ATGATTGAAACCATCAACCTGACCAAAAACTACAACAAGTTTGAGGCGCTCAAGGGCCTCAATCTGCAGATCGAAAAGGGCGACATCTTCGGCTTCATCGGGCCCAACGGGGCGGGAAAAACGACGACCATCCGCATCCTCTCCACGCTGTTAACGCCCACGGCGGGCCGGGCCACGATTAACGGCATCGACGTGATGCGGAACCCGTATGAGATCAAGAAGATCATCGGCTATATGCCCGATTCCTTCGGCGTATACGACGGCATGCGTCTCCGCGAATACCTTGATTTCTTCGGTGCGGCCTACAAGATTCCGAGCAAGCAGCGCCGCGCGATTATTGACGACGTGCTTACCCTCACCGACATGACGAGCCGCGCCGACGACTACGTGAGCGCCTTCTCCCGGGGCATGAAGCAGCGTTGCTGCCTGGCGAAGACGCTGATTCACGATCCCCAGGTGCTCCTCCTCGATGAACCCGCGAGCGGCCTCGACCCCCGCGCCCGCATCGAGATCAAGGAACTCCTCAAGGCCCTGCGCGACATGGGCAAAACCATCCTCATCTCCTCCCATATCCTCTCGGAACTGGGCGACATGTGCACGAAGATCGGCATCATCGAGCGGGGAACACTTCTGGCCTTCGGCAATCACAAAGAGATTCTTCGCAGCATGCGCCAGAACAAGGAGGTGCGCCTTCAGGTTCTCGACGGCGCGGACAAGGCCGCGGCCGTCCTCGCGGAGTTTCCCGGCATCGACAACGTAGAGCACGCGGGGAACGAATTCCAGATGGAGACCGCCATGAGCAACGAAGAGCTCGCAGGCGTCCTCACGAAGCTGGTGCAGGAAGGCGTGCGCGTGCTGTCCTTCAGCGAGCAGGAGGGAACGCTGGAAGATGTCTTCCTCCATGTGACCAAGGGCGGGATCTGA
- a CDS encoding DUF4276 family protein, protein MVRVHVICEGQTEETFIKEVLSRGLRGRAIHLLPALVGKPGHKGGALTPQRLLGDIRTRLLGDTTAYCTTLFDYYRLPKGFPGREEALRGQNTRDRARCICSGLTEYLRQALGEDAVRRFVPYVQMHEFEGILFSSPVAFATGIGQPQLVSGLQNIRKLFDTPEDINDGDETAPSKRISRLYPAYDKPLFGSLAAMEMGLDVIRKECPLFNEWVSTLEALPE, encoded by the coding sequence ATGGTTCGGGTGCATGTAATCTGTGAAGGGCAAACCGAGGAGACTTTTATCAAGGAGGTCTTGTCCAGGGGGCTTCGTGGAAGAGCCATTCACCTATTGCCGGCACTCGTGGGTAAACCCGGCCATAAGGGAGGAGCGCTGACGCCGCAACGCCTTCTGGGGGATATTCGAACACGACTCCTCGGAGATACGACTGCATACTGTACGACGCTTTTTGACTATTACCGGTTGCCAAAAGGATTTCCAGGCAGGGAGGAGGCATTGCGGGGACAGAATACTCGAGACAGAGCGCGGTGTATATGCAGCGGTTTGACTGAATACCTTCGACAAGCCTTGGGGGAGGATGCCGTGCGCCGTTTTGTCCCCTATGTTCAAATGCACGAGTTCGAGGGAATTCTGTTCAGCAGTCCCGTTGCGTTCGCTACGGGAATAGGCCAGCCTCAACTCGTGTCGGGTCTCCAGAACATTCGCAAGTTGTTTGATACGCCAGAAGATATCAATGACGGTGATGAAACAGCTCCCAGCAAACGAATTTCGAGATTGTATCCGGCATATGACAAGCCTTTGTTCGGCTCACTGGCTGCGATGGAGATGGGATTGGATGTCATCCGGAAGGAGTGCCCGCTATTCAACGAGTGGGTTTCGACGCTTGAAGCATTGCCCGAGTGA
- a CDS encoding extracellular solute-binding protein produces MNRLLTLFSLLLSATVLHACGGRDPNTVVVYTALDEIYSRPILDAFEAETGINVEAVYDTEASKTTGLVTRLISEATRPRCDVFWNNECAQTIRLKEKGVLEAFTPEAAAAIPAQYKDPEGYWTGFAARARVIIYNTDHVAMPPASIHDLIRPESRGKGCIALPLFGTTATHAAALYALWGPEKAFDFFKKLKENEIAILASNGEVRDRVARGEYAFGFTDTDDANGGIEDGLPVQWLLPDQKDLGTLLIPNTVSLIKGAPNGEGGKRLIEYLLSPAVEQRLAEGRSIQIPLNPAVKAPEKLPAIADIKVMDVSYAATAAQMETAATQLRELLLR; encoded by the coding sequence ATGAATCGATTGCTTACGCTATTCAGCCTCCTTCTGAGCGCGACCGTGCTCCACGCCTGCGGCGGCAGGGACCCCAACACGGTCGTGGTCTATACGGCTCTGGACGAGATCTACTCCCGGCCCATCCTTGATGCTTTTGAAGCGGAAACCGGGATTAACGTCGAGGCGGTCTACGACACCGAGGCCTCCAAGACCACGGGGCTGGTGACGCGCCTCATCTCCGAGGCGACTCGTCCGCGCTGCGATGTCTTCTGGAACAACGAGTGCGCGCAGACCATCCGCCTGAAGGAGAAGGGCGTCCTGGAAGCATTCACCCCCGAGGCGGCCGCCGCCATCCCGGCGCAATACAAGGATCCCGAGGGCTACTGGACCGGATTCGCGGCCCGGGCCCGCGTCATCATCTACAACACCGACCATGTGGCCATGCCACCCGCCTCGATCCACGATTTGATCCGTCCGGAAAGCCGGGGCAAGGGCTGCATCGCCCTGCCGCTCTTTGGCACCACCGCCACCCACGCCGCCGCGCTTTATGCCCTGTGGGGCCCGGAGAAAGCGTTCGACTTCTTCAAGAAACTGAAAGAAAACGAAATTGCTATCCTTGCCAGCAATGGCGAAGTGCGCGACCGCGTGGCCCGGGGCGAGTACGCCTTTGGTTTCACAGACACGGACGATGCCAACGGCGGCATCGAGGATGGCCTCCCGGTCCAGTGGCTGCTCCCCGATCAGAAGGATCTGGGCACCCTTCTTATCCCCAACACCGTGTCGCTGATCAAAGGCGCGCCCAATGGGGAAGGCGGGAAACGGCTCATCGAGTATCTGCTGAGTCCAGCCGTGGAGCAGCGCCTCGCCGAGGGCCGTTCCATCCAGATTCCCTTGAACCCGGCCGTGAAGGCGCCCGAAAAATTGCCCGCGATTGCGGACATCAAGGTCATGGACGTGAGCTACGCCGCCACCGCCGCACAGATGGAGACGGCGGCCACCCAACTCAGGGAACTCCTCCTTCGGTGA